The following coding sequences are from one Egicoccus sp. AB-alg6-2 window:
- a CDS encoding isochorismatase family protein, giving the protein MTPRYDTTTALVVVDVQNDFAAPDGGLYVSQGEAVVPAVNAEIDAAREAGAMVVYTQDWHPETTPHFSKDGGVWPTHCVQGTWGAELHPDLTVDGPVVRKGVDGGDGYSGFSVRDPVSGEESATELGRILEDTQIRRVVVTGLAGDVCVKATALDARALGYEVVVPLATTRFVELEAGDGQRAVEELRSAGVEVVPA; this is encoded by the coding sequence ATGACACCGCGATACGACACCACGACGGCGCTGGTCGTCGTCGACGTCCAGAACGACTTCGCCGCGCCCGACGGCGGGCTGTACGTGTCGCAGGGTGAAGCCGTCGTCCCCGCCGTCAACGCCGAGATCGACGCGGCCCGCGAGGCCGGCGCCATGGTCGTCTACACCCAGGACTGGCATCCGGAGACGACCCCCCACTTCAGCAAGGACGGCGGGGTGTGGCCGACCCACTGCGTCCAGGGGACGTGGGGGGCCGAGTTGCACCCCGACCTCACGGTGGACGGTCCGGTGGTCCGCAAGGGCGTGGACGGGGGTGACGGGTACTCCGGGTTCAGCGTGCGCGACCCGGTCAGTGGCGAGGAGTCGGCCACCGAGCTCGGCCGCATCCTGGAGGACACGCAGATCCGCCGCGTCGTCGTCACCGGCCTGGCCGGCGACGTGTGCGTCAAGGCCACGGCACTGGACGCCCGGGCGCTCGGCTACGAGGTCGTGGTACCGCTGGCGACGACCCGCTTCGTGGAGCTCGAGGCGGGTGACGGTCAGCGCGCCGTCGAGGAACTGCGGTCGGCGGGCGTCGAGGTCGTGCCGGCGTGA
- the mnmA gene encoding tRNA 2-thiouridine(34) synthase MnmA — protein sequence MAQVLVAMSGGVDSAVAAALLVEQGHDVTGVHLKLADIALEEQVPGHGCCTLDDAQDARRAAQVLGIPFYVWDLSELFRREVQDPFARAYAGGVTPNPCVTCNERVKYAGLLQKSASMGFDALATGHHARLRRNGAVVRTPGPATRLHRAADRRKDQSYVLYVATPEQLDRTLLPVGEIEKDEVRRLAHLHGLRVADKPDSYDVCFIPDGDTTRYLGQHLPARPGPVVDLDGRRVGEHEGVWRYTVGQRRGLNLGTHERRFVVDVDAASATVRVGPREALACSWAEVGAPTWTTGDVPSGDVRVQIRAHGATVPGRVETGGDDAVRLHLDEPVHGLAIGQAAVVYDAADEVCLGGGRVTRAERPAGLPVV from the coding sequence ATGGCCCAGGTGCTGGTCGCCATGTCGGGCGGCGTGGACAGCGCGGTCGCAGCCGCGCTGCTGGTCGAGCAGGGGCACGATGTCACCGGTGTGCACCTCAAGCTCGCCGACATCGCGTTGGAGGAGCAGGTGCCGGGGCACGGGTGCTGCACCCTGGACGACGCGCAGGACGCCAGGCGGGCGGCGCAGGTCCTCGGGATCCCGTTCTACGTCTGGGATCTCTCCGAGCTGTTCCGCCGCGAGGTCCAGGACCCCTTCGCGCGGGCCTACGCGGGCGGGGTCACCCCCAACCCCTGCGTCACCTGCAACGAGCGGGTCAAGTACGCCGGCCTGCTGCAGAAGTCGGCGTCGATGGGGTTCGACGCCCTGGCCACCGGGCATCACGCCCGCCTGCGTCGGAACGGCGCGGTCGTGCGGACACCGGGCCCGGCCACCAGGCTGCACCGGGCGGCCGACCGCCGGAAGGACCAGTCCTACGTGCTGTACGTGGCCACCCCCGAGCAGTTGGACCGCACGTTGCTGCCGGTCGGCGAGATCGAGAAGGACGAGGTCCGTCGCCTCGCGCACCTCCACGGCCTGCGGGTCGCCGACAAGCCCGACAGCTACGACGTGTGCTTCATCCCCGACGGGGACACGACGCGCTATCTGGGCCAGCACCTGCCCGCACGACCCGGTCCCGTCGTGGATCTCGACGGCCGCCGGGTCGGGGAGCACGAGGGCGTGTGGCGGTACACGGTGGGACAGCGTCGCGGTCTCAACCTCGGGACGCACGAGCGTCGTTTCGTCGTCGACGTCGATGCCGCGTCGGCCACCGTGCGTGTCGGCCCGCGCGAGGCCCTGGCCTGCTCGTGGGCCGAGGTCGGCGCACCGACCTGGACGACGGGGGACGTGCCCAGCGGTGACGTTCGGGTGCAGATCCGCGCCCACGGGGCGACGGTGCCCGGCCGGGTGGAGACCGGCGGCGACGACGCCGTTCGTCTCCACCTCGACGAGCCGGTCCACGGGCTCGCGATCGGGCAGGCCGCGGTCGTCTACGACGCCGCGGACGAGGTCTGCCTCGGCGGGGGGCGCGTCACGCGGGCCGAGCGACCGGCTGGACTCCCCGTCGTCTGA
- a CDS encoding nicotinate phosphoribosyltransferase, with protein sequence MAMPDPLSTALLTDRYELTMLDAALRDGRGLRPAVFEVFARRLPPGRRYGVLAGTGRILEALARFRFDADILDWLDDASVVSTATLEWLASYRFTGSIHGYPEGEVYVPGSPVLTVHGSFAEAVVLETLVLSVLNHDSAVAAAAARMVAASGGRPLFEFGGRRAHERAAVAAARAAYLAGFAGTSNLEAGRRYGIPTFGTSAHAFTLLHDSEQDAFAAQVAALGAGTTLLVDTYDTEEGLRTALRVAGTELGAVRIDSGDLGSEAVRARKLLDEAGATETRVVLSGDLDEYRLEELRDAPADAFGVGTSVVTGSGAPTAGFVYKLVARADAPGGICHPVAKRGGEKATRGGRKTAWRRLTSGNAVAEVLRPFTASAPAGDVRPLQLPLVVDGEPVAADDLEEGRARLRRSLDELDDDARAITDGPVAFPTVFDDDPEARKHPEACA encoded by the coding sequence ATGGCCATGCCCGATCCCCTCTCCACGGCGCTGCTGACCGACCGCTACGAACTGACCATGCTCGACGCGGCGCTGCGCGACGGACGCGGCCTGCGTCCCGCGGTGTTCGAGGTGTTCGCCCGTCGCCTGCCGCCCGGACGGCGCTACGGGGTTCTCGCGGGGACGGGCCGCATCCTCGAGGCGCTGGCACGGTTCCGGTTCGACGCGGACATCCTCGACTGGCTCGACGACGCCTCCGTGGTCTCGACGGCAACGCTGGAGTGGCTGGCGTCCTACCGCTTCACCGGCAGCATCCACGGTTACCCCGAGGGAGAGGTGTACGTGCCGGGCTCGCCGGTCCTCACCGTGCACGGCAGCTTCGCCGAGGCGGTGGTACTCGAGACCCTGGTGCTGTCCGTGCTCAACCACGACAGCGCGGTCGCCGCGGCGGCGGCGCGCATGGTCGCGGCGAGCGGGGGTCGTCCGCTCTTCGAGTTCGGCGGCCGGCGCGCCCACGAACGAGCCGCCGTCGCCGCGGCGCGCGCCGCCTACCTCGCCGGCTTCGCCGGGACCTCGAATCTCGAGGCCGGACGCCGGTACGGCATCCCCACGTTCGGCACCTCCGCCCACGCCTTCACGCTGCTGCACGACAGCGAGCAGGACGCCTTCGCGGCCCAGGTGGCCGCCCTCGGCGCGGGCACCACCCTGCTCGTGGACACCTACGACACCGAGGAGGGCCTGCGCACCGCGCTCCGCGTCGCCGGCACGGAGCTCGGCGCCGTACGCATCGACTCGGGTGACCTCGGCAGCGAGGCGGTGCGGGCGCGCAAGCTGCTCGACGAGGCCGGTGCCACCGAGACGCGGGTCGTGCTCTCGGGTGACCTCGACGAGTACCGCCTCGAGGAACTCCGGGACGCGCCGGCCGACGCCTTCGGGGTCGGCACCTCGGTGGTCACGGGCTCGGGCGCGCCCACCGCCGGCTTCGTCTACAAGCTGGTCGCACGCGCCGACGCGCCCGGCGGCATCTGTCACCCCGTGGCCAAGAGGGGCGGCGAGAAGGCGACCCGGGGGGGACGCAAGACGGCGTGGCGCCGGCTCACGTCCGGCAACGCCGTGGCCGAGGTCCTGCGGCCGTTCACCGCCTCGGCCCCCGCCGGTGACGTCCGCCCGTTGCAGCTGCCCCTGGTCGTCGACGGCGAACCCGTGGCCGCCGACGACCTCGAGGAGGGCCGGGCCCGGCTGCGACGCTCACTCGACGAACTCGACGATGACGCCCGGGCGATCACGGACGGTCCGGTGGCGTTCCCGACCGTCTTCGACGACGATCCCGAGGCACGGAAGCACCCGGAGGCGTGCGCATGA
- a CDS encoding CGNR zinc finger domain-containing protein, with protein MQFAHDTEVALDGAAALVNTARGGQERLTDPEVLGAFLDRERYSGTRAGDEAELQTIRDLRDRVAALWDTDALEQVVTLVNRILSDAHALPQLIRHDGWDWHLHLTPRDAPLVDRIGTEIAMAVADLIRAQDLERLKRCEGEDCDAVFVDLSRNRARRFCDLGNCANRAHVAAYRARKAARAAE; from the coding sequence TTGCAGTTCGCCCATGACACCGAGGTCGCGTTGGACGGCGCCGCGGCCCTGGTGAACACCGCGCGGGGCGGACAGGAGCGGCTGACCGACCCGGAGGTGCTCGGTGCGTTCCTCGATCGCGAGCGCTACAGCGGTACGCGTGCGGGCGACGAGGCGGAGTTGCAGACCATCCGCGACCTGCGCGACCGGGTCGCCGCGCTGTGGGACACCGACGCCCTCGAGCAGGTCGTCACGCTGGTCAACCGGATCCTCAGCGACGCGCATGCCCTGCCGCAGCTGATCCGGCACGACGGCTGGGACTGGCATCTGCACCTGACGCCGCGTGATGCGCCGCTGGTCGACCGCATCGGCACCGAGATCGCGATGGCCGTCGCCGACCTGATCCGCGCCCAGGACCTCGAGCGGCTCAAGCGGTGCGAGGGCGAGGACTGCGACGCCGTCTTCGTCGACCTCTCGCGCAACCGCGCACGCCGCTTCTGCGACCTCGGCAACTGCGCCAACCGGGCCCATGTCGCCGCCTATCGTGCCCGAAAGGCCGCCCGGGCCGCCGAGTGA
- a CDS encoding NUDIX domain-containing protein, whose product MSIGPTALPDPAAPAPISTCAVAVDVAMLTVHDGELQLLLVQPDAGPFTTQWALPGRRVRDDESLDDTANRALRELAGLAAPDAHLEQLRTYGDPTRDPRGRVVSVAYLALTPTFETVVADGPLATGRAAFFDVGRLTDDDGPQLAYDHDRIVPDAIERARSKLEYTSLATAFVAEPFTLGELRRVYEAVWGVELDAANFRRKVVSTRDFVVEVEGTSAPGPGGGRPAKRYRRGRASRLHPAMLRP is encoded by the coding sequence GTGAGCATCGGCCCGACGGCGCTCCCGGACCCGGCGGCGCCTGCCCCGATCTCCACCTGTGCCGTCGCCGTCGACGTCGCGATGCTCACGGTGCACGACGGCGAGCTCCAGCTCCTGCTCGTCCAGCCCGACGCCGGTCCCTTCACGACCCAGTGGGCGCTGCCGGGTCGACGGGTGCGGGACGACGAGAGTCTCGACGACACCGCCAACCGTGCCCTGCGCGAGTTGGCCGGCCTGGCGGCCCCCGACGCGCACCTCGAGCAGTTGCGCACCTACGGCGATCCCACCCGCGATCCGCGCGGCCGGGTGGTGTCGGTCGCCTACCTCGCCCTGACGCCGACCTTCGAGACCGTCGTCGCCGACGGCCCGCTCGCCACCGGCCGGGCCGCCTTCTTCGACGTCGGCCGACTGACCGACGACGACGGCCCCCAGCTGGCCTACGACCACGATCGCATCGTCCCCGATGCCATCGAGCGGGCCCGATCGAAGCTCGAGTACACCTCGCTGGCGACCGCGTTCGTCGCCGAGCCGTTCACGCTCGGTGAGCTGAGGCGGGTCTACGAGGCCGTCTGGGGCGTCGAACTGGACGCGGCCAACTTCCGCCGGAAGGTCGTCTCCACCCGCGACTTCGTCGTCGAGGTCGAGGGCACGTCGGCGCCGGGTCCCGGTGGTGGGCGACCGGCCAAGCGCTACCGCCGCGGGCGCGCCAGTCGCCTGCACCCGGCCATGCTGCGCCCCTAG
- a CDS encoding cysteine desulfurase family protein: MDVDVLLDHAASTPPRPEARAALQRWLDAANASATHAAGQAARVAVEQAREQVAAGLRCSPHEVVFTSGGTEADNLALKGIVWAARERSSGPVHLVTTGVEHPAVLGPARWLAERGDVALTVVAPDPDGRVPVERVLDAVRADTCLVSVMTANNELGAVNAIADLGPSLRERGVPLHTDAVQAVATLDVDVTAWQVAALSASGHKFGAPQGVGVAVLRRGLPVVPLTHGGGQDRGVRSGTFAAGLDAAFGAAIEAAVADRSEVRARLRALGDRLADGLLGLDGVRRNGPSAAAHRLPSHVHVSLDGVDGAALTLALDRAGIAASSGAACGSGAATASPVLEACGVVGTPLRLSLGWTSTEAEVDRALDVFGDVVPRLRRRQPAAHGA, translated from the coding sequence GTGGACGTGGATGTCCTGCTCGATCACGCCGCCAGTACGCCGCCGCGCCCCGAGGCGCGCGCGGCGTTGCAGCGTTGGCTCGACGCCGCGAACGCCTCGGCCACCCATGCGGCCGGCCAGGCCGCGCGCGTCGCTGTCGAGCAGGCCCGGGAGCAGGTGGCCGCGGGCCTGCGCTGCTCGCCCCACGAGGTCGTGTTCACCTCCGGCGGCACGGAAGCCGACAACCTCGCCCTGAAGGGCATCGTGTGGGCCGCCCGTGAGCGCTCCTCCGGCCCGGTCCACCTGGTGACGACCGGCGTCGAACACCCGGCGGTGCTCGGGCCGGCGCGTTGGCTGGCCGAGCGGGGCGACGTCGCCCTGACGGTGGTCGCCCCCGATCCCGACGGGCGCGTGCCGGTCGAGCGCGTCCTCGACGCCGTTCGCGCCGACACCTGCCTGGTCAGCGTGATGACGGCCAACAACGAGCTCGGTGCGGTGAACGCCATCGCCGACCTGGGCCCGTCGTTGCGCGAGCGCGGTGTCCCGCTCCACACCGACGCCGTGCAGGCCGTCGCGACCCTCGACGTCGATGTCACCGCCTGGCAGGTGGCGGCGCTGTCCGCATCGGGCCACAAGTTCGGCGCTCCGCAGGGGGTGGGCGTCGCCGTCCTGCGACGTGGTCTGCCGGTCGTACCGCTCACGCACGGCGGGGGCCAGGACCGCGGCGTCCGCTCGGGCACCTTCGCCGCCGGGCTCGACGCCGCGTTCGGAGCCGCCATCGAGGCGGCGGTCGCCGACCGCAGCGAGGTGCGCGCGAGGCTGCGGGCCCTCGGGGACCGGCTCGCTGACGGTCTCCTCGGTCTCGACGGGGTCCGTCGCAACGGTCCGTCGGCTGCGGCCCACCGGTTGCCGTCGCATGTCCACGTCTCCCTCGACGGGGTCGACGGCGCCGCGCTGACCCTGGCGCTCGACCGCGCCGGGATCGCGGCGTCGTCTGGTGCGGCGTGCGGGTCGGGCGCCGCAACCGCGAGTCCGGTGCTCGAGGCCTGCGGCGTCGTCGGTACACCGCTGCGCCTGTCACTCGGATGGACCTCCACCGAGGCCGAGGTCGACCGCGCCCTCGACGTGTTCGGCGACGTCGTCCCGCGTCTGCGACGACGGCAGCCCGCCGCCCACGGGGCCTGA
- the ligA gene encoding NAD-dependent DNA ligase LigA yields MAVSVPKDFAAARQRHDEVARLVRDARYRYYVLSDPPMPDAEFDALFQELLALEEAHPRLVTSHSPTQQVGAPLDTAFAPFRHLQPMLSLDNAFSREELESWAQRVERGLGEDADAVAYVCELKFDGVAINLVYRDGVLATAATRGDGTTGEDVTAQIATIDAVPYRLGVADPPAVLEVRGEVYYPLEAFEAMNAARIERGEEAFMNPRNAASGALRQKDPEVTRQRPLSVWCHGFGVVEGIAFERYAQALDWLRGAGLPIATETGVVDTVDEVWAFVERWTDARHEVPYEIDGVVVKVDDLAQREQLGFTARAPRWAIAYKMPPVEQETTLERIDINVGRTGKVTPYAVLEPVVVAGTRITYATLHNEIQIHAKDVREGDRVMVRRAGDVIPEVVGPVLSKRNPAAEVWRMPPVCPFCGQPLVRPEGEAHHIDENVDCPNRLLESLAHLAGRGALDIEGLGGQTVELLVDEGLIGNLADVFRLHHHRDELLALDKWGQKRVDNLLAGIEAAKQQPLDRLLVALNIRHLGPTYAKLLARNLGSLAAIRRAGADELEAIDGIGPTIAAAVVAWFATPRNAELIDELVALGVDPRTETTSGATGADAAMLEGWTLVVTGTLEDFTRDEAKEALEARGAKVTGSVSKRTTAVVAGENAGSKLTKAEELGLPVLDEAAFRHLLDTGELPT; encoded by the coding sequence GTGGCCGTCTCCGTCCCGAAGGACTTCGCCGCCGCCAGGCAACGTCACGACGAGGTCGCCCGCCTCGTCCGCGACGCGCGCTACCGCTACTACGTGCTGTCCGACCCGCCGATGCCGGATGCCGAGTTCGACGCGCTCTTCCAGGAGCTGCTCGCCCTCGAGGAGGCGCACCCGCGGTTGGTGACGTCCCACTCCCCGACCCAGCAGGTCGGCGCACCACTGGACACGGCCTTCGCCCCGTTCCGGCACCTGCAGCCGATGCTCTCCCTCGACAACGCCTTCTCGCGCGAGGAACTCGAGTCGTGGGCCCAGCGCGTCGAGCGCGGCCTCGGCGAGGACGCCGACGCGGTCGCCTACGTCTGCGAGCTGAAGTTCGACGGGGTGGCGATCAACCTGGTGTACCGCGACGGTGTGCTGGCGACGGCGGCCACCCGCGGTGACGGGACGACCGGCGAGGACGTCACGGCGCAGATCGCCACGATCGACGCCGTGCCCTACCGCCTCGGCGTGGCCGACCCGCCCGCCGTCCTCGAAGTGCGCGGCGAGGTGTACTACCCACTCGAAGCGTTCGAGGCCATGAACGCCGCCCGCATCGAGCGTGGCGAGGAAGCCTTCATGAACCCGCGCAACGCCGCCTCCGGTGCGCTGCGTCAGAAGGATCCCGAGGTGACCCGGCAGCGACCCCTGTCGGTGTGGTGCCATGGGTTCGGCGTCGTCGAGGGCATCGCGTTCGAGCGGTACGCGCAGGCACTGGACTGGCTGCGCGGCGCCGGCCTGCCGATCGCGACCGAGACCGGTGTCGTCGACACCGTCGACGAGGTGTGGGCGTTCGTCGAGCGTTGGACCGACGCGCGCCACGAGGTGCCGTACGAGATCGACGGCGTCGTGGTCAAGGTCGACGACCTCGCCCAGCGCGAGCAACTCGGCTTCACCGCCCGTGCACCCCGATGGGCGATCGCCTACAAGATGCCGCCGGTCGAGCAGGAGACGACGCTCGAACGCATCGACATCAACGTCGGCCGCACGGGCAAGGTCACCCCGTACGCGGTGCTCGAGCCCGTGGTCGTCGCCGGCACCCGCATCACCTACGCGACCCTGCACAACGAGATCCAGATCCACGCGAAGGACGTCCGCGAAGGCGACCGGGTCATGGTCCGGCGCGCCGGCGACGTCATCCCCGAGGTCGTCGGTCCCGTGCTGTCGAAACGGAACCCTGCCGCCGAGGTGTGGCGGATGCCCCCGGTGTGTCCGTTCTGCGGCCAGCCCCTGGTCCGGCCCGAGGGTGAGGCGCACCACATCGACGAGAACGTCGACTGCCCGAACCGGCTGCTCGAGTCGCTGGCGCACCTCGCCGGCCGTGGCGCCCTGGACATCGAGGGCCTCGGCGGCCAGACCGTGGAACTGCTGGTCGACGAGGGGCTGATCGGCAACCTCGCCGACGTGTTCCGCCTGCACCACCATCGCGACGAACTGCTCGCCCTCGACAAGTGGGGGCAGAAGCGGGTCGACAACCTGCTGGCCGGCATCGAGGCCGCGAAGCAGCAGCCCCTCGACCGGCTGCTCGTCGCGCTCAACATCCGCCACCTCGGTCCCACCTACGCGAAGCTGCTGGCCCGCAACCTCGGCTCCCTCGCCGCCATCCGCAGGGCCGGCGCCGACGAGCTCGAGGCGATCGACGGGATCGGCCCCACCATCGCCGCCGCGGTCGTGGCGTGGTTCGCCACGCCGCGCAACGCCGAACTGATCGACGAACTCGTCGCCCTCGGGGTCGATCCCCGGACCGAGACGACGTCCGGTGCGACCGGCGCCGACGCCGCGATGCTCGAAGGCTGGACCCTGGTCGTCACCGGCACGCTCGAGGACTTCACCCGCGACGAGGCGAAGGAGGCGCTCGAGGCGCGTGGCGCCAAGGTCACCGGCAGCGTCTCCAAGCGCACCACCGCGGTCGTCGCGGGCGAGAACGCGGGCTCCAAGCTGACGAAGGCCGAGGAACTGGGGCTGCCCGTGTTGGACGAGGCCGCGTTCCGGCACCTGCTCGACACCGGCGAACTGCCCACCTGA
- a CDS encoding hemolysin III family protein, translating into MDPTTSETRTAPTVGRRPRLRGWLHLVGALVMAASGFALWNAASDGLLRGAVAVYVAGVTIMLATSATYHVPNWPPRVVAVLRRADHSTIFLGVAGTFTPIVLAVMRSRPGWLLLALVWAGAIAGIAIRNVFHHAGPRARVVPYVALGWVGVVLLPWMWRHSMSLAVFVGAGGLLYTLGAVVYARKRPDPWPRWFGYHEVFHALTLAAIGLHWAAVHQAVSR; encoded by the coding sequence GTGGATCCCACCACGTCCGAGACCCGCACGGCGCCGACGGTCGGTCGGCGCCCACGGCTGCGGGGCTGGCTGCACCTCGTCGGCGCGCTCGTCATGGCCGCGAGCGGCTTCGCCTTGTGGAACGCGGCCTCCGACGGGCTTCTGCGCGGTGCGGTCGCCGTCTACGTGGCCGGCGTGACCATCATGCTGGCGACCAGCGCCACCTACCACGTACCGAACTGGCCACCGCGGGTGGTGGCCGTCCTCCGCCGCGCGGACCACTCCACGATCTTCCTCGGCGTGGCAGGAACGTTCACGCCCATCGTGCTGGCCGTGATGCGGTCGAGGCCGGGCTGGCTGCTGCTCGCCCTGGTCTGGGCCGGCGCCATCGCCGGCATCGCCATCCGCAACGTGTTCCACCATGCCGGCCCGCGCGCCCGTGTCGTTCCCTACGTCGCGCTGGGGTGGGTCGGGGTCGTGCTGTTGCCCTGGATGTGGCGCCACTCCATGAGCCTGGCGGTGTTCGTCGGCGCCGGGGGCCTGCTCTACACGCTGGGCGCCGTCGTCTACGCCCGCAAACGTCCCGACCCCTGGCCGCGGTGGTTCGGCTACCACGAGGTGTTCCACGCGCTCACGTTGGCGGCCATCGGCCTGCACTGGGCCGCCGTTCACCAGGCCGTGTCGCGGTGA
- a CDS encoding PGPGW domain-containing protein: MAVRLLKAGLGLLLVVAGIAMLVLPGPGLLAIAAGVALSLSQWPWGRRTLARLRVWSRERYGSARVRVVEARIPDEVCPPNETGELRELAELVQDPETPPPPPKPALTD, translated from the coding sequence GTGGCCGTACGGCTGCTCAAGGCGGGGCTGGGCCTGCTGCTCGTCGTTGCCGGCATCGCGATGCTGGTTCTGCCCGGACCCGGGCTGCTCGCCATCGCCGCCGGTGTCGCGCTGTCGCTGTCACAGTGGCCCTGGGGGCGTCGCACGCTGGCGCGGCTGCGGGTCTGGTCGCGCGAGCGGTACGGGTCCGCACGGGTGCGCGTGGTCGAAGCCCGCATCCCCGACGAGGTCTGTCCCCCGAACGAGACCGGCGAACTCCGCGAGCTCGCCGAACTCGTGCAGGACCCTGAGACCCCGCCGCCCCCACCGAAGCCCGCACTCACCGACTGA
- a CDS encoding DUF480 domain-containing protein, translating to MQLSPRGQRILGCLVEKALATPDQYPLSRNALRTACNQSTGRDPVVAYEETDIQAGLAELRGLELVKTEYGRSSRVPKAAHRLAEHLDLDVAQQAVLALLLLRGPQTPGELRTRAGRMHTFGSVEAVEAVLRSLAEHRFGTLVEVRPREPGRREARWAHALGDPAAVQVAEAPATTDARTSGRHRPFHDAVLAGDWDAAVAQLAEDVVFRSPAVHHPYEGRAATAAVLRAVATVFEDFRYTDVLDAGDRVGLVFEARVGDRVVQGWDYLHFDDQGRIRDFTVMVRPLSGLRALVEAMQGALAR from the coding sequence GTGCAACTGTCACCTCGCGGTCAACGGATCCTCGGTTGCCTGGTCGAGAAGGCGCTGGCGACCCCCGACCAGTACCCCCTGTCGCGGAACGCGCTCCGGACCGCCTGCAACCAGTCGACGGGGCGTGATCCCGTCGTCGCCTACGAGGAGACCGACATCCAGGCCGGGCTGGCCGAGCTCCGCGGACTGGAGCTCGTCAAGACCGAGTACGGCCGCAGTTCGCGGGTCCCGAAGGCGGCGCACCGGCTCGCCGAGCACCTCGACCTCGACGTGGCCCAGCAGGCCGTCCTCGCACTCCTGTTGCTGCGTGGGCCACAGACGCCCGGCGAGCTGCGGACCCGGGCCGGGCGGATGCACACCTTCGGCTCGGTCGAGGCCGTGGAGGCGGTCCTGCGCTCGCTCGCCGAGCACCGGTTCGGAACCCTGGTCGAGGTGCGACCGCGCGAGCCCGGACGACGCGAGGCGCGGTGGGCCCACGCGCTCGGCGACCCGGCCGCGGTGCAGGTCGCCGAGGCGCCCGCGACGACGGACGCGCGGACCAGTGGCCGCCACCGGCCGTTCCACGACGCCGTGCTCGCCGGTGACTGGGACGCCGCCGTGGCGCAACTCGCCGAGGACGTGGTGTTCCGCTCACCGGCGGTGCACCACCCCTACGAGGGACGCGCGGCCACGGCTGCCGTGCTGCGGGCGGTCGCGACCGTCTTCGAGGACTTCCGCTACACCGACGTCCTCGACGCCGGCGACCGGGTGGGACTGGTCTTCGAGGCGCGGGTCGGGGACCGCGTGGTCCAGGGGTGGGACTACCTGCACTTCGACGACCAGGGGCGCATCCGTGACTTCACCGTGATGGTGCGTCCGCTGTCGGGCCTGCGGGCACTGGTGGAGGCGATGCAGGGCGCCCTGGCCCGCTGA
- a CDS encoding YbaK/EbsC family protein, translating to MATAARRFTDAAAAHGLHLEVREFPQGTRTAADAAAAIGCEVAQIVKSLVFMADDEPVLVLTSGANRVDERRVRTALGAATCRKANADEVRATTGYAIGGTPPFGHVRPLRVLCDRDLTGHDRIWAAAGTPSTVFPLTPRTLLEVTGADVVEVAV from the coding sequence ATGGCCACCGCAGCACGACGTTTCACCGATGCCGCCGCCGCGCACGGTCTGCACCTCGAGGTGCGCGAATTTCCCCAGGGGACCAGGACAGCCGCAGACGCCGCGGCCGCAATCGGCTGCGAGGTGGCGCAGATCGTCAAGTCCCTGGTGTTCATGGCCGACGACGAGCCGGTGCTGGTGTTGACCTCCGGCGCCAACCGGGTCGACGAGCGCAGGGTGCGTACGGCGCTCGGTGCCGCCACCTGCCGTAAGGCGAACGCCGACGAGGTCCGGGCCACGACCGGCTACGCGATCGGCGGCACGCCACCGTTCGGGCACGTCCGGCCGCTGCGCGTCCTCTGCGACCGCGACCTCACCGGCCACGACCGCATCTGGGCGGCGGCCGGGACGCCGTCCACCGTCTTCCCGCTGACACCCCGAACCCTGCTGGAGGTCACCGGTGCCGATGTCGTCGAGGTGGCGGTCTGA
- a CDS encoding SMI1/KNR4 family protein yields MLCFAEDVFGGQFALTPDGIVAFDPETGAVDHLAATLDEWAQAILDDHAVLTGHPLARAWQTRHGPLPPAQRLVPVVPFVLGGPFDLENLHALDATQGMRLRGELAAQLRDLPDGATVRLSTDPHASGER; encoded by the coding sequence TTGCTGTGCTTCGCCGAGGACGTCTTCGGCGGCCAGTTCGCGCTGACGCCCGACGGGATCGTCGCATTCGACCCCGAGACCGGCGCGGTCGACCACCTCGCGGCGACCCTCGACGAGTGGGCGCAGGCGATCCTCGACGACCACGCCGTGCTCACCGGCCATCCCCTGGCCCGCGCCTGGCAGACGCGTCATGGACCGCTCCCACCCGCCCAACGCCTGGTGCCGGTCGTACCGTTCGTGCTCGGCGGGCCGTTCGATCTCGAGAATCTGCACGCGCTCGACGCGACGCAGGGCATGCGCCTTCGCGGGGAGCTCGCCGCGCAGTTGCGCGACCTGCCGGACGGCGCGACGGTCAGGCTGTCCACGGACCCGCACGCCAGCGGCGAGCGCTGA